From Fusarium fujikuroi IMI 58289 draft genome, chromosome FFUJ_chr07, a single genomic window includes:
- a CDS encoding probable arginase gives MNTGLVNSRFLSKPDEVGIVAVGFSGGQPKAGVDIGPAALIESGLLTEIRDELGYKLFGDETVQQFEDLVPESDPDYRGMKKPRHASAVTRKIASHTYEHSREGRMTLTLGGDHSIAIGTIAGTAKATRERLNREIAVIWVDAHADINTPESSDSGNIHGMPVAFLTGLAKEDNEEYFGWLEDDMRLSVKKLVYIGLRSVDIGEKKILREHGIKAFSMHDVDRHGIGRVVEMALAHIGNDTPIHLSFDVDALDPMWAPSTGTPVRGGLTLREGDFICESVHETGNLVAIDLVEVNPQLADGKQAEQNTIHAGCSLVRCALGETLL, from the exons ATGAACACCGGTCTCGTCAACAGCCGCTTCCTCTCCAAGCCCGATGAAGTCGGCATCGTCGCCGTCGGTTTCTCCGGCGGCCAGCCCAAGGCCGGCGTCGACATCGGTCCCGCCGCCCTCATCGAGTCCGGCCTCCTCACCGAGATCCGCGACGAGCTCGGCTACAAGCtctttggcgatgagacCGTCCAGCAGTTCGAGGACCTTGTGCCCGAGTCTGACCCTGACTACCGCGGCATGAAGAAACCCCGTCACGCTTCCGCCGTGACCCGCAAGATCGCATCGCACACATACGAGCACTCGCGCGAGGGCCGCATGACCCTCACCCTCGGTGGTGATCACAGCATTGCTATCGGTACTATTGCTGGTACTGCCAAGGCTACGCGGGAGAGGCTGAACCGTGAGATTGCTGTTATCTGGGTTGATGCGCATGCGGACATCAACACTCCCGAGAGCAGTGATAGCGGAAACATTCACGGCATGCCTGTTGCTTTCTTGACTGGTCTTGCTAAGGAGGATAACGAGGAGTACTTCGGCTGGCTCGAGGATGACATGCGCTTGAGCGTCAAGAAGCTGGTTTACATTGGTCTTCGATCTGTTGATAttggcgagaagaagattctcCGTGAGCATGGCATCAAGGCTTTTAGCATGCACGACGTCGACCG ACATGGTATCGGCCGCGTTGTCGAGATGGCCCTCGCTCACATCGGAAACGACACCCCCATCCATCTATCCTTTGACGTCGATGCCCTCGACCCCATGTGGGCACCCAGCACCGGCACACCCGTCCGCGGCGGTCTGACTCTCCGCGAGGGAGATTTCATCTGCGAGAGCGTGCACGAGACAGGAAACCTTGTCGCCATTGATCTCGTTGAGGTGAACCCTCAGCTCGCAGATGGTAAGCAAGCTGAGCAGAACACAATCCACGCTGGATGCTCACTGGTGCGGTGTGCTCTTGGTGAGACTCTTTTGTAA